CTACTGGCTTGCGATTGTTCTCAACCTGCCTCTCTTGGCATTCAATGCGAAGAAGTACGTCGTTTCCCCTGCTTGCGAGATCTATCTCTTCCCCGTGATCGCAGACCAGTGAAACATTTTGCTTACGATTTCTTCGTGCTTTTCCAGGATTTACGACAACCAGCACCTTTTGGATGCGACCGAGATCTTCCGCAAGCTGAACGTGCACAAGAAGGTGAGTTTCTTCCCCTCGGCGGCCTTGGTTCCGTTTCAATCTCTCTGTCGTGAGCTTGATGcctaattttttttcttcttctacctCGCCGCAGGAATCTTTCATCAAGCTTGGTTTCCACCTCttgatgttcttcttctacctCTACAGCATGATTGTCGCTCTTATCCGCGACGAGAGCCACTGATTTCGAAGATATGTGGCATACGCAATACGCCTCGGCCCTCCCAGCCAGCTCAACAAAACCCTTTGTTGTCGGAGTGCGATCTTTGGGGGTTGTGCCTGATCTGCTCTCGATTCTGCGATCCGCAAATCTGGATGGCCGATCGAACGTGACTGCATTTGTCTTGGCAGCCATCGTGCTTTATGGTCCCGGTGCACCTTTCTGCTGATCCCTTCGCTGAGACTGGGCCAGGCGTAGGGATACGAATTGACGGGTTAATGTGTCAGGATGAATGTGACCTTCACTCTCGGTGAATGATCCTGGGGTGTGAGAATTGGCCATAGAGTTTGCACGCCGAGTCTGTTTCTTGCCGCTGCGACATGTGGTAGTGGACAGTCCAGGGTGCTTATAGTTTTGGGAGCGTCTTTTGAACTCCATTCCTCATGGTATGAGAAATTGCAATCACTCTTGtggttgttttgttttgttttttttttggcccatGCCTCCTTCATACGTCGTTCCATTTTGATATTGCTATTGTTTTTCCGAAGTGTGAGTTGTACATGTATATATCTCCTTTTGCGGTTAAGGCAACGAAGAGCGGACGATACCCACGAAGATTTTCTGTGTTACACCCTGGAATCTGCCACAAACATGGATCAGCTAGCGACTAGGTCCCTACCAGTCTCTGACGGAGTAATTCGACATAGCTCCAATCAGGTAGCCATTTGACATTTCAGTACTTCAAGTGTCCAGAATGATGCGGAGACAAGTAATTGGGTCTGCTGTCTGGTACCATCCAATGTGTCGCTTGTCCGCCCGCGCCAGCTGAGCTCCGCTCCCGTCTTTTTCGCTGCGCGGTCCTCTCGTCGCCCGTAAAATTCCCATCCGCCTGCGAGTCCTGGAGTCACCTTCGCGCGTATTCTCCAAAGGACATTATTCGGGACTCTTGGCGAAATTCTGACAAAAGAAAGCCTGTTCACCCAAGATCAGAACACAGACATGGCTTCTTTACTAGGCGCAGGGTACGAATCGAGCGACGATGACGCCACCGTCCCCAATCCTTCAGTGACGACTGCGACCACGATTGTCGCTGCCCCGGAAGTCAATACAGAGGTTTGGTCCCCTCTCATGGCAACTCGAGTGCCGGTCGCAATTGAGATCGTATATCTTTGCGCATCTTTGAGATCATGATAAGACTAACAGCCCCACAGGATCAAGCGCACATGCAGATGACCCTTGCCAATACCTCGTCGCAAGCCCTCACGTACAATGCCACTTACGATGATCTCACACGACCGTCGCAGGGTCCCGTGAACCCCTTCAAACCAGCCGGTCCTGGAAATGGAGTTAAGCGGAAGAATGTTCCCACGGGATTCGCGGAGGAGGCAGCCATCAGTGAGGCGACATTCGCCGCGCAACATCGCACGTTCCAGAGCCTGGGATACACTCGCAATCCAACAGTGCCGGATCACTTCGTTGGAGATTTGGAAAAGGTCGCGCAATATGGAGGGCGAGATGTCGTCCAGATGAAGCCATCCAAGGAGGCCTCTGCAGCGTGGCGCGCCAAGCGACAAAAGAAAGGCGATTCCAGCATTGTGGAAGGTGAAGGTGCTTACCTGGGACCCTGGGCCCAATACAACAATGAGCAGCAGTATGAGGAGATTGAGGTCGGTTCGGGAGAAGAGCGTGAGCTGGCGAGCGACGAGGAGTGGGCGGAGGAGAATGAGACCTTGGCCCCTGCGGCGCCTTTGCCGGCCATGAGCAAGGAAGCCACCGAGTATCTGGGGGATACGTCCAAGGTGGAAACGACCGAATTCCACGGCTCCGAACAATTCGACTACCAGGGCCGCACGTATATGCATGTGCCCCAGGACTTGGATATCGACCTGCGCAAAGAAGTGGGCAGTATCAAGAACTATGTGCCCAAGAAATTGGTGCATACCTGGAAGTCTCATACCAAGCCCATCACTTCGTTGCGGTTTTTCCCCACTTCGGGTCATCTGCTGCTTTCTTCGGCGGCGGACGGAAAggccaagatctgggatgtgTATCACTCTCGGGAGCTCCTTCGAACATTTTCTGGTCACACCAAGGCCATTTCGGATACCGACTTTGACCCTACTGGAAAGACTTTCTTGACCGGTTCGTATGATCGCCAAATCAAACTTTGGGATACCGAATACGGCAAATGTCTGGGGCGATTCTCCACCGGCAAGACACCGCACGTCGTGCGCTTCAATCCCGGTGTCGAGCATGGCCACGAATTCTTGGCCGGTATGTCCGACAAGAAGATTGTTCAATTCGACACTCGATCCGGCGAACTGGTCCAAGAATACGACCACCATCTGGCAGCTGTCAACACCATCACCTTTGTCGACGACAACCGCCGGTTCATCTCAACGTCCGACGACAAATCCCTTCGAGCTTGGGAATACGGCATCCCCGTCCCCATCAAGTTCATCGCCGAGCCGTACATGTTTGCTCTCACCCGTGCGACACCGCATCCAAACGGCAAGTACGTGGCCTTCCAGTCGGGTGACAACCAAATTGTGGTCTACGGCGCCACCGACAAGTTCCGACAGAATCGGAAAAAGAGCTTCCGCGGCCACAACAACGCCGGATATGGCATTGACATTAAAATCTCGCCGGATGGCCAATTCCTCATGTCAGGCGATAGCGGCGGCTTTGTCTGTTTCTGGGATTGGAAGACGGGCAAAATGTATCATAAGATTCAGGCGGGTGGAAAGGA
The nucleotide sequence above comes from Penicillium oxalicum strain HP7-1 chromosome II, whole genome shotgun sequence. Encoded proteins:
- a CDS encoding ER-derived vesicles protein; its protein translation is MSGEAWLYLLAVLINAVNLFLQVFFTIMYSDLECDYINPIDLCNRLNAYIIPEAAVHAFLTFLFVINGYWLAIVLNLPLLAFNAKKIYDNQHLLDATEIFRKLNVHKKESFIKLGFHLLMFFFYLYSMIVALIRDESH
- a CDS encoding Pre-mRNA-processing factor, coding for MASLLGAGYESSDDDATVPNPSVTTATTIVAAPEVNTEVWSPLMATRVPVAIEIDQAHMQMTLANTSSQALTYNATYDDLTRPSQGPVNPFKPAGPGNGVKRKNVPTGFAEEAAISEATFAAQHRTFQSLGYTRNPTVPDHFVGDLEKVAQYGGRDVVQMKPSKEASAAWRAKRQKKGDSSIVEGEGAYLGPWAQYNNEQQYEEIEVGSGEERELASDEEWAEENETLAPAAPLPAMSKEATEYLGDTSKVETTEFHGSEQFDYQGRTYMHVPQDLDIDLRKEVGSIKNYVPKKLVHTWKSHTKPITSLRFFPTSGHLLLSSAADGKAKIWDVYHSRELLRTFSGHTKAISDTDFDPTGKTFLTGSYDRQIKLWDTEYGKCLGRFSTGKTPHVVRFNPGVEHGHEFLAGMSDKKIVQFDTRSGELVQEYDHHLAAVNTITFVDDNRRFISTSDDKSLRAWEYGIPVPIKFIAEPYMFALTRATPHPNGKYVAFQSGDNQIVVYGATDKFRQNRKKSFRGHNNAGYGIDIKISPDGQFLMSGDSGGFVCFWDWKTGKMYHKIQAGGKEGQPTTCLDWHPQETSKVVTGGGDGIIRYWD